One window of the Oceanicaulis sp. genome contains the following:
- a CDS encoding response regulator transcription factor, whose amino-acid sequence MSDAKKTIGVVEDDPALAARLAQVIEAADGLALAFAAGTLADALAALDAGPPDLCLVDIDLPDGKGLDVVATLHRTRPDAKALILTVLGDRESVITAMQIGADGYLLKDTEPAQLVRHIELTLAGEAPMSPRAAAHLLTLVRRPVPAAASTPMLTEREVEVLNLFARGLKYREVADALSISAHTVGDHVKAIYRKLSVQSRSEAVYEARQLGLIDRLG is encoded by the coding sequence ATGAGCGACGCGAAGAAGACCATCGGCGTGGTCGAGGACGACCCGGCGCTGGCGGCGCGCCTGGCCCAGGTGATCGAGGCCGCTGACGGGCTGGCGCTGGCCTTCGCGGCGGGGACCCTCGCCGACGCGCTCGCCGCGCTTGACGCCGGTCCGCCGGATCTGTGCCTGGTGGACATCGATCTGCCCGACGGCAAGGGGCTGGACGTCGTCGCGACCCTGCATCGGACGCGCCCGGACGCCAAGGCGCTGATCCTGACCGTGCTGGGCGACAGGGAAAGCGTGATCACGGCGATGCAGATCGGCGCGGACGGCTATCTTTTGAAGGATACCGAGCCGGCGCAGCTGGTGCGCCATATCGAACTGACGCTGGCCGGCGAGGCGCCCATGAGCCCGCGCGCGGCCGCCCATCTGCTCACCCTGGTTCGCCGCCCGGTTCCCGCAGCCGCATCCACTCCCATGCTGACCGAGCGGGAGGTGGAGGTGCTCAACCTGTTCGCCCGAGGCCTGAAATACCGCGAGGTCGCTGACGCGCTGTCGATCTCCGCCCATACCGTCGGCGATCACGTGAAAGCCATTTATCGCAAGCTGAGCGTCCAGAGCCGGTCTGAAGCGGTCTATGAAGCCCGACAGCTCGGTCTCATCGACCGTTTGGGCTGA
- a CDS encoding ATP-binding protein yields MKSDHRSQRLAAIGIVATLLTGLIGFFAFGPPQEGRIDLVRLAEVPEAVPLYSTGAHGAGLVPPQSGARVQYAGRFDAGSFATLERPALLINAAVGEPEFFVNGAPLFEEIRHGAPSMITPGARAVVVDVPRHYWHLDSNRLDILTDMGLSGPLSGRFVMGEREALGAALDRRDAILLGLRGLWPGLGALCTALALGLSAARGRSTAWLGLALAGAGASGLALAFTPHGGTVPPPAAALGHGFAVLAATSLAATGGALAGARLSPWRRRLTATLALAALIAVLTAPILGPYGSLAPPFAALSGLGAVALIGFSAARANVDGARRGAGAALLLTGGLMLALQGGLAPGLIQAQLDLVAALGLTTILIVSSGYCGAALTRILTDAFKDSRSLLEIVQRQRAELDAASIALADEARQRAILEERQRLVRDMHDGIGGQLASLVARLQTGDMAKEQIERAVHDGLKDLRLIVDSLDSAGDRLGDALRAFQTRAAPQLEAAGVALEWRQDEGLSSEIDDPQAVLMIYRWLQEAVTNTARHSGAARCVIEIKKPDAGGLVISVRDDGSGFPPDPETSQGKGLRHLDQRARRLGGRFERGAGPGGAGAEVRLILPRLPGMVSPNGR; encoded by the coding sequence ATGAAAAGCGACCACCGCTCTCAGCGCCTGGCCGCCATCGGCATAGTCGCCACGCTCCTCACGGGACTCATTGGTTTTTTCGCGTTCGGGCCTCCACAGGAGGGGCGGATCGATCTTGTGCGCCTGGCCGAAGTCCCCGAAGCGGTTCCCCTGTATTCCACCGGAGCGCACGGCGCCGGCCTTGTACCGCCGCAAAGCGGGGCGCGGGTTCAGTACGCCGGCCGCTTCGATGCCGGATCATTCGCGACCTTGGAGAGACCGGCCCTGCTGATCAACGCGGCTGTCGGCGAACCGGAGTTTTTCGTCAATGGTGCGCCGCTTTTTGAGGAAATCCGCCATGGCGCGCCTTCAATGATCACGCCTGGCGCTCGAGCGGTCGTCGTGGATGTCCCGCGTCATTACTGGCATCTCGATTCAAACCGTCTCGACATCCTTACGGACATGGGGCTGTCCGGCCCGCTTTCTGGGCGCTTTGTCATGGGTGAGCGTGAGGCGCTCGGCGCCGCGCTTGATCGACGGGACGCCATTCTCCTGGGCCTGCGCGGGCTCTGGCCCGGTCTCGGCGCACTCTGTACGGCGCTGGCCCTTGGACTGTCGGCGGCGCGCGGCCGATCGACGGCATGGCTCGGCCTGGCCCTGGCCGGGGCGGGCGCATCGGGTCTCGCATTGGCGTTCACCCCCCATGGAGGCACGGTTCCGCCGCCGGCTGCGGCGCTCGGCCATGGCTTTGCGGTGCTCGCCGCTACCAGTCTGGCCGCGACCGGAGGAGCGTTGGCGGGCGCGCGGCTGAGCCCATGGCGGCGAAGGCTCACGGCCACGCTGGCGCTGGCGGCCCTGATCGCAGTGCTGACCGCTCCGATACTGGGACCATACGGCAGTCTGGCCCCGCCCTTCGCCGCTCTGTCAGGGCTGGGCGCCGTGGCGCTGATCGGGTTCTCTGCCGCACGCGCCAACGTCGACGGCGCCCGGCGTGGCGCCGGGGCGGCGCTCCTGCTGACCGGCGGCCTGATGCTCGCACTTCAGGGCGGCCTGGCTCCAGGCTTGATCCAGGCGCAGCTGGACCTTGTGGCCGCGCTTGGCCTGACGACGATCCTGATCGTCTCAAGCGGTTATTGCGGCGCGGCCCTGACGCGCATCCTGACAGACGCCTTCAAGGACAGCCGATCCCTGCTTGAAATCGTGCAGCGCCAGCGTGCTGAGCTTGACGCGGCCTCAATCGCGCTCGCCGATGAAGCCCGCCAGCGCGCCATCCTCGAGGAACGCCAGCGCCTCGTGCGCGACATGCATGACGGCATCGGCGGACAGCTCGCCTCGCTGGTCGCGCGCCTCCAGACCGGCGACATGGCCAAGGAGCAGATCGAGCGCGCTGTCCATGACGGGCTGAAGGATCTGCGCTTGATTGTGGACTCTCTCGATAGCGCCGGAGACCGGCTGGGTGATGCGCTGCGCGCGTTTCAAACCCGCGCCGCCCCGCAGCTTGAGGCGGCGGGCGTCGCGCTGGAGTGGCGCCAGGACGAAGGGCTTTCGAGTGAGATCGACGATCCCCAAGCCGTCCTGATGATCTATCGCTGGCTTCAGGAGGCGGTGACGAACACGGCGCGCCATTCCGGCGCCGCGCGCTGCGTGATCGAGATCAAGAAGCCGGACGCCGGCGGGTTGGTGATCTCGGTGCGCGACGACGGGAGCGGCTTCCCGCCCGACCCCGAGACCAGCCAGGGCAAGGGCCTCCGCCACCTCGATCAGCGCGCCCGGCGCCTGGGCGGACGGTTCGAGCGCGGCGCAGGGCCGGGCGGGGCGGGTGCGGAAGTGCGCCTGATCCTGCCGCGCCTTCCCGGCATGGTCAGCCCAAACGGTCGATGA
- a CDS encoding alpha-hydroxy acid oxidase has product MKDIVSIEDLRARARRRLPRMVFDYIDGGAEDERTLANNTERLRARELVWRALVDVSVVDTSISVLGAKSPTPFILAPTAAQRLFHPRLGELAAARAAHAHQAIYAVSTLATQPVEAIAEACPGPKVFQVYVWRDRALVEGVLDRVRKAGFTALVLTVDAPVAGKRERDPRNGFSLPVKINRRTLGQALARPGYLIDLALGGPAKPSNFPHAGGGDVMDLIDRQFDRSVTWDYARWLKQAWGGPMAIKGMASPDDARRAIDNGADAVWVSNHGGRQIDTAPASIDTLPAIAKAVGGQAEVIFDGGVRRGSDIVKAHALGADAVAVGRAYLYGLAAGGEAGVDAAIRILREDVERTLALLGRPTLSGVDDSVLFRP; this is encoded by the coding sequence TTGAAGGACATCGTGTCGATCGAGGATCTGCGTGCGCGCGCCCGGCGCAGGCTGCCGCGCATGGTGTTCGACTATATCGACGGCGGCGCGGAGGACGAACGCACGCTCGCAAACAACACCGAGCGCCTGCGCGCGCGGGAGCTGGTCTGGCGGGCGCTGGTCGACGTCTCCGTGGTCGACACGTCGATCTCGGTGCTCGGCGCGAAGAGCCCCACCCCCTTCATTCTGGCGCCGACCGCCGCGCAGCGCCTGTTTCATCCGAGGCTGGGCGAGCTCGCCGCGGCGCGGGCGGCGCATGCGCATCAGGCGATCTATGCGGTCTCCACCCTGGCGACCCAGCCGGTCGAGGCGATCGCCGAGGCCTGTCCGGGTCCCAAAGTCTTCCAGGTCTATGTCTGGCGCGACCGGGCGCTGGTCGAAGGCGTGCTCGACCGGGTCAGAAAGGCGGGCTTCACCGCGCTCGTGCTCACCGTGGACGCCCCGGTGGCGGGCAAGCGCGAGCGCGATCCGCGCAACGGCTTCTCCCTGCCGGTGAAGATCAACCGCAGGACGCTCGGCCAGGCGCTGGCCCGGCCCGGCTATCTGATCGATCTGGCGCTTGGCGGACCGGCGAAGCCGTCGAACTTTCCCCATGCGGGCGGGGGCGACGTGATGGACCTGATCGACCGGCAGTTCGACCGGTCGGTGACCTGGGACTACGCGCGCTGGCTGAAACAGGCCTGGGGCGGGCCGATGGCGATCAAGGGGATGGCCAGCCCTGACGACGCGCGCCGCGCGATCGACAACGGGGCGGACGCGGTCTGGGTCTCCAACCATGGCGGCCGGCAGATCGACACCGCACCCGCCAGCATCGACACCCTGCCCGCGATCGCAAAGGCCGTCGGCGGTCAGGCCGAGGTGATTTTCGACGGCGGGGTGCGCCGCGGCTCGGACATCGTCAAGGCGCACGCTCTCGGCGCTGACGCGGTGGCGGTCGGCCGGGCCTATCTCTACGGCCTCGCCGCAGGGGGCGAAGCGGGCGTCGACGCGGCGATCAGGATCCTGCGCGAGGACGTCGAACGCACCCTCGCCCTGCTCGGCCGCCCCACCCTGTCAGGCGTCGACGACAGCGTGCTTTTCAGGCCCTGA
- a CDS encoding isoaspartyl peptidase/L-asparaginase, with the protein MTPYAIALHGGAGVKPGRDYSRAEAQLRRLAEEGAAALKAGASALDAVETAVKALEAEGLCVAGRGSAPNTAGYVELDASIMDGAAMKAGGVAAVRDVVHPVGAARRVMEAGEHVLLAGEGAMAFVREQGLALVADPAAYYRVPDGVERADFEDPKAAAHGTVGAVALDREGRLAAATSTGGTFGKRAGRVGDTPLIGPGTWADGEVAISATGVGEAFILAGGAGDMAARMRYGGADAKSAADAMLAGVARHGGDGGVIAITRTGEVVFAWNSPGMKRAAAGSNRPVFAAVV; encoded by the coding sequence ATGACCCCTTACGCCATCGCGCTGCACGGCGGGGCGGGCGTGAAGCCCGGCCGCGATTACAGCCGCGCCGAAGCCCAGCTCAGGCGCCTCGCCGAGGAAGGCGCCGCCGCACTGAAGGCCGGGGCCTCCGCACTCGACGCGGTGGAGACCGCAGTCAAGGCGCTCGAAGCCGAAGGGCTGTGCGTGGCGGGCCGCGGCTCCGCGCCGAACACCGCCGGGTATGTCGAGCTCGACGCCTCGATCATGGACGGCGCGGCGATGAAGGCGGGCGGGGTCGCCGCCGTGCGCGACGTCGTCCATCCGGTCGGCGCCGCACGCCGGGTGATGGAGGCGGGCGAGCACGTGCTTCTGGCGGGCGAGGGCGCGATGGCGTTCGTCCGCGAGCAGGGCCTGGCGCTGGTCGCCGACCCGGCCGCCTATTACCGGGTGCCCGACGGGGTTGAACGCGCCGATTTCGAAGATCCGAAGGCCGCCGCGCACGGCACGGTCGGGGCGGTGGCGCTGGACCGCGAGGGCCGGCTCGCCGCGGCCACCTCGACCGGGGGCACGTTCGGCAAGCGCGCGGGCCGGGTCGGCGACACGCCGCTGATCGGACCGGGCACATGGGCGGACGGCGAGGTCGCGATCTCCGCCACCGGCGTGGGCGAGGCCTTCATCCTGGCCGGCGGGGCGGGGGATATGGCCGCGCGGATGCGCTATGGCGGCGCGGACGCGAAATCGGCCGCTGACGCCATGCTGGCCGGCGTCGCGCGCCACGGCGGAGACGGCGGGGTGATCGCGATCACCCGGACAGGAGAGGTCGTCTTCGCCTGGAACTCGCCGGGCATGAAACGCGCCGCGGCGGGATCAAACCGTCCGGTCTTCGCCGCAGTGGTGTGA
- a CDS encoding cyanophycinase: MTRFLLAGAAAIALGGAASAEPGTLVIAGGALDDANQPVFEAFIAAAGGPGARFAILPTASGYPSGSADDFARALQSYGVKADNIVRVDLAVMDDPDTDGVDESSWADNASDADEIAKIEAAGGIWFTGGDQARIAEALIEADGRDTPMLQALRARLANGAVIGGTSAGAAMMSPVMIVRGETLPALLEAPIGLADGAAAPETDRLVLARGLGFFPYGVTDQHFGERARLGRLARAVVSIDESLRMGFGVDENTAMIVDLARGEIEALGAGAVTILDARQARQTPVAGAARIEGVHLHLLSHGDRISATGLDVHVPDYKAPTVGNEYYDQAVVSGGGMAVSGDTLTAVLGDALLDNAASSAVERVSFSGETGVVYRFTQGRASAGFWGRDEDGTARFSAFAVDFDITPVRLTVTPISDEDVQ, from the coding sequence ATGACACGCTTCCTTCTCGCCGGCGCGGCGGCAATCGCGCTCGGCGGCGCAGCGTCGGCCGAGCCGGGCACGCTGGTCATCGCCGGCGGCGCGCTCGACGATGCGAACCAGCCCGTGTTCGAGGCCTTCATCGCAGCGGCCGGCGGACCCGGCGCGCGCTTTGCGATCCTGCCCACCGCTTCAGGCTATCCGTCCGGATCGGCGGACGATTTCGCCCGGGCGCTGCAGAGCTACGGCGTAAAGGCGGACAATATCGTCCGGGTCGATCTCGCCGTCATGGACGATCCGGACACTGACGGCGTGGACGAAAGCAGCTGGGCGGACAACGCCAGCGACGCCGATGAGATCGCCAAGATCGAGGCTGCAGGCGGGATCTGGTTCACCGGCGGCGATCAGGCCCGCATCGCCGAAGCGCTGATCGAAGCGGACGGACGCGACACGCCGATGCTGCAAGCGCTCCGCGCGCGGCTCGCGAACGGTGCGGTCATCGGCGGGACCAGCGCGGGCGCGGCGATGATGAGCCCGGTGATGATCGTGCGCGGCGAGACCCTGCCGGCTTTGCTGGAAGCGCCCATCGGCCTTGCGGACGGGGCGGCGGCGCCGGAGACCGACCGGCTGGTGCTCGCCCGCGGGCTCGGGTTCTTTCCCTACGGCGTCACCGACCAGCATTTCGGCGAGCGCGCCCGGCTGGGACGGCTGGCGCGCGCGGTCGTGTCGATCGACGAGTCCCTGCGCATGGGCTTCGGCGTGGACGAGAACACCGCGATGATCGTCGATCTCGCCCGTGGTGAGATCGAGGCGCTGGGCGCCGGCGCGGTGACGATCCTCGACGCGCGGCAGGCCCGGCAGACCCCTGTCGCCGGCGCAGCGCGGATCGAGGGCGTTCACCTTCACCTGCTCAGCCATGGCGACAGGATCAGCGCCACGGGTCTGGACGTGCATGTGCCCGACTACAAGGCGCCCACCGTCGGAAACGAGTACTACGACCAGGCCGTCGTCTCCGGCGGCGGCATGGCGGTGTCCGGCGACACGCTGACCGCCGTTCTGGGCGACGCGCTTCTGGACAACGCAGCCTCCAGCGCAGTCGAGCGGGTGTCGTTTTCCGGCGAGACCGGCGTCGTCTATCGCTTCACCCAGGGCCGCGCCTCGGCCGGGTTCTGGGGCCGCGACGAGGACGGAACGGCGCGCTTTTCAGCCTTCGCGGTCGATTTCGACATCACGCCGGTGCGCCTGACCGTCACCCCGATTTCAGACGAGGATGTTCAATGA
- the yfcC gene encoding putative basic amino acid antiporter YfcC has translation MATPDPAGKASRLPDSYLILFTVAVLAFAATFVFTPGSFELAPTAEGERARIDPGSYTSSGRPDPAPVFGTAEDPGFLNFLFEGLIAGDRYSATVGLMAFLLVVGGAFGIIMRTGALERILKGVLSNHDKPSDMLVAILFVVFSLGGAVFGMGEEAIVLCLIVVPALIRAGYDSITGVVACYAATQIGFATSWMNPFSVVVAQSIADLPALSGLGFRVAMWTVFTVLGASFAYAYARKVRLNPEGSLAHKSDAYWRSREKALDQDTTPVSIGDYLVLAVLGLGVVWIAWGVAAQGYYLAEIAAQFFAIGLAAAIIGRVFGLGGVTGNDLVGAFREGAMQLLPAALIVAAAKGVVILLGGDDPTEPSLLNAALHGAGQLTGALPDWMAALGMYASQSAINLLVVSGSGQAALTMPLMAPLADLSGVTRQTAVLAFQLGDGLTNIIVPASAALMGCLAAARLDWAVWVRFVWKPMLALMALASAFVLIAQAIGYS, from the coding sequence ATGGCGACCCCCGATCCTGCGGGCAAGGCCTCGCGCCTGCCCGACAGCTATCTCATCCTGTTCACCGTGGCGGTGCTCGCCTTCGCCGCCACCTTCGTGTTCACACCCGGCTCCTTCGAGCTCGCGCCGACGGCCGAGGGCGAGCGCGCGCGCATCGATCCGGGCAGCTATACGTCCTCAGGCAGGCCCGACCCCGCGCCGGTCTTCGGCACGGCCGAGGATCCGGGCTTTCTTAATTTCCTGTTCGAGGGCCTCATCGCCGGGGACCGGTATTCGGCCACGGTCGGACTCATGGCCTTCCTCTTGGTGGTCGGCGGCGCGTTCGGGATCATCATGCGCACCGGCGCGCTCGAGCGGATCCTCAAAGGCGTTCTGTCCAACCACGACAAGCCGTCCGACATGCTGGTGGCGATCCTGTTCGTCGTGTTCTCGCTTGGCGGGGCGGTGTTCGGCATGGGCGAGGAGGCGATCGTGCTGTGCCTGATCGTCGTGCCTGCGCTGATCCGGGCGGGATATGATTCCATCACCGGCGTGGTGGCCTGCTACGCCGCCACCCAGATCGGGTTTGCGACGAGCTGGATGAACCCGTTCTCGGTCGTCGTCGCGCAATCGATCGCCGATCTGCCCGCCCTGTCAGGGCTCGGCTTCCGGGTGGCGATGTGGACGGTGTTCACGGTTCTGGGCGCGAGTTTCGCCTACGCCTACGCCCGCAAGGTGCGCCTCAATCCCGAAGGCTCGCTGGCGCATAAATCCGACGCCTACTGGCGCAGCCGGGAAAAGGCGCTCGATCAGGACACGACGCCGGTCTCGATCGGCGATTATCTCGTGCTCGCGGTGCTGGGCCTCGGCGTCGTCTGGATCGCCTGGGGCGTGGCGGCGCAAGGCTATTACCTCGCCGAGATCGCCGCGCAGTTCTTCGCGATCGGGCTCGCCGCGGCGATCATCGGCCGGGTGTTCGGCCTCGGCGGGGTGACCGGCAACGATCTGGTCGGCGCTTTCAGGGAGGGCGCGATGCAGCTTCTGCCCGCCGCCCTGATCGTGGCTGCGGCCAAGGGGGTGGTGATCTTGCTGGGCGGCGACGATCCCACCGAACCCAGCCTTCTGAACGCCGCGCTTCACGGGGCGGGCCAGCTGACCGGCGCCCTGCCGGACTGGATGGCGGCGCTGGGGATGTACGCAAGCCAGAGCGCGATCAATCTTCTGGTGGTCTCGGGCTCGGGCCAGGCGGCGCTGACCATGCCGCTCATGGCGCCGCTGGCCGATCTCTCCGGGGTGACGCGCCAGACCGCCGTGCTCGCCTTCCAGCTCGGCGACGGGCTGACCAACATCATCGTGCCGGCCAGCGCCGCGCTGATGGGATGCCTCGCCGCGGCGCGCCTCGACTGGGCGGTCTGGGTGCGTTTCGTCTGGAAGCCGATGCTGGCCCTCATGGCGCTCGCCAGCGCCTTCGTGCTGATCGCCCAGGCGATCGGGTATTCGTGA
- a CDS encoding TonB-dependent receptor: MTKDHKNHVAGVIAALFAAGALAAPGFAQDAEPVNTEADETAREQADGVAERDTITVVGSRIRGLDLDGAVQAYELDRQDIEDSGATSIIDLLGDLTITAGGSGTFSTSTAGPLSSDTPVGAAGVSLRGLGTSATLTLINGRRANVAAFANGQESFIDVNAIPLSAVERVEVLPNGASALYGADAVAGVVNYVLRDDYEGQEITFSYGNSTADTDEGKLNVNAIIGRQFGDHNVTAVVDYFKRNAFYERDRSFTEDSVRPSQQGFYPSFFDNFFQSFDQTEEPADGGCPADQFGFGPLGEFCEVDVNDFVSISDELESVGGLFVHNWQVNDRLKIFNELLYQTSDSRGTGSPANFSRAPIDPENPNWPAALQADIVADGGVVDFTDFYGFPIFAWGKLLDPRAVEVESESFRFTTGFEYDFENGWTLETGLLYGGNDRTQRGVSGLVISEAFYNANLGNLCSDGTTVDRWDVDLGRPSASFIGDTCEDVGKTTLWYNPFGGQTNQPDGLRELLETEAERNGESRMFGLDVNATGDLFDFNGRTIKAAVGAEFRREEVTDTPSGVAVATIDNPEPVLGFSSTRVDAERDVWAVFGELYVPLSDRLDLQLAGRYDDYEGFGGDFNPKVAVRYEALENLIFRANWSTSFRAPSLAQSGAGVLLSSYTVDCAETPEACDGDASASGNSLLSEDVGNPDLGAENAETWGAGVLFRPTSNIDINLDYWTIRHEDLVGIDEEDFIRRALAGEFAVTGEGLLPTGTPGVEVRSGFVTDAHFQITNLGYQETSGLDFSYTQYFDDVLGGDLAFLFDATYLLDFERRASVNSPVEQLAGDFRYPELLANATVRWTSDVWRASLTGRYTSSYDDDPSPRTLDAVGLPADAEVDVDSWFVVDANLSYDFAENTFIQLNIRNLLDEEPPLVLGSGSNVDLINHDALGRYVTLRLRYGF, from the coding sequence ATGACCAAGGACCACAAGAACCACGTCGCCGGCGTCATCGCCGCGCTGTTCGCCGCCGGCGCGCTCGCCGCGCCCGGCTTCGCGCAGGACGCAGAGCCGGTGAACACCGAAGCTGACGAAACCGCGCGCGAACAGGCCGACGGCGTCGCCGAGCGCGACACCATCACGGTGGTCGGCTCGCGCATTCGCGGGCTCGATCTCGACGGCGCGGTGCAGGCTTACGAGCTCGACCGCCAGGACATCGAAGACAGCGGCGCCACCTCGATCATCGATCTGCTGGGCGATCTGACCATCACCGCGGGCGGGTCGGGCACCTTCTCGACCTCCACCGCCGGGCCGCTTTCGAGCGACACGCCGGTGGGCGCGGCCGGCGTCTCGCTGCGCGGGCTGGGGACCAGCGCCACGCTGACCCTGATCAACGGCCGCCGGGCCAATGTCGCCGCCTTCGCCAACGGCCAGGAAAGCTTTATCGACGTGAACGCCATTCCGCTGTCGGCGGTGGAGCGGGTCGAGGTGCTGCCCAACGGCGCCTCGGCGCTTTACGGCGCGGACGCGGTCGCGGGCGTGGTGAACTACGTGCTCCGCGACGATTACGAGGGCCAGGAGATCACCTTCAGCTACGGCAATTCGACCGCCGACACCGACGAAGGCAAGCTCAACGTCAATGCGATCATCGGCCGGCAGTTCGGCGACCATAACGTCACCGCCGTGGTGGACTACTTCAAGCGCAACGCGTTCTACGAGCGCGACCGGTCCTTCACCGAGGACAGCGTGCGTCCCAGCCAGCAGGGCTTCTATCCCAGCTTCTTCGACAACTTCTTCCAGAGCTTCGACCAGACTGAAGAGCCCGCCGACGGCGGCTGCCCGGCCGACCAGTTCGGCTTCGGCCCGCTGGGCGAGTTCTGCGAAGTGGACGTGAACGACTTCGTGTCGATCTCCGACGAGCTGGAGAGCGTGGGCGGGCTGTTCGTCCATAACTGGCAGGTCAACGACCGCCTGAAGATCTTCAACGAGCTGCTCTATCAGACCTCAGACAGCCGCGGCACCGGCTCGCCGGCGAACTTCTCGCGCGCGCCGATCGATCCGGAGAACCCCAACTGGCCGGCCGCGCTGCAGGCCGACATCGTCGCCGACGGCGGGGTCGTCGACTTCACCGATTTCTACGGCTTCCCGATCTTCGCCTGGGGCAAGCTGCTCGACCCGCGCGCGGTCGAGGTGGAGAGCGAAAGCTTCCGCTTCACCACCGGCTTCGAATACGATTTCGAGAACGGCTGGACGCTGGAGACGGGGCTTCTCTACGGCGGCAACGACCGCACCCAGCGCGGCGTGTCGGGGCTGGTGATCTCAGAGGCGTTCTACAACGCCAATCTGGGCAATCTGTGTTCGGACGGTACGACGGTGGACCGCTGGGACGTCGATCTCGGCCGTCCTTCGGCGAGCTTCATCGGCGACACCTGCGAGGACGTCGGCAAGACCACGCTGTGGTACAACCCGTTCGGCGGCCAGACCAACCAGCCCGACGGTCTGAGAGAACTTCTGGAGACCGAGGCCGAGCGCAACGGCGAGAGCCGCATGTTCGGCCTGGACGTGAACGCGACCGGCGACCTGTTCGACTTCAACGGCCGCACCATCAAGGCCGCGGTCGGCGCGGAATTCCGGCGCGAGGAAGTCACCGACACGCCGTCGGGCGTCGCGGTGGCCACGATCGACAATCCCGAGCCGGTGCTGGGTTTCTCCTCCACCAGGGTGGACGCCGAGCGCGACGTCTGGGCGGTGTTCGGCGAGCTCTACGTGCCGCTCTCCGACCGGCTCGATCTGCAGCTGGCCGGCCGGTACGACGATTACGAAGGCTTCGGCGGGGACTTCAATCCCAAGGTCGCGGTCCGCTACGAGGCGCTGGAAAACCTCATCTTCCGCGCCAACTGGTCGACCAGCTTCCGCGCGCCCTCGCTCGCCCAGTCCGGCGCCGGCGTGCTGCTGTCGTCCTACACGGTGGACTGCGCGGAAACGCCAGAGGCCTGCGACGGCGATGCGAGCGCGTCGGGCAATTCGCTGTTGTCCGAAGACGTGGGCAATCCTGATCTGGGCGCTGAGAACGCCGAGACCTGGGGCGCGGGCGTCCTGTTCCGTCCGACCTCGAACATCGACATCAATCTCGATTACTGGACGATCCGCCACGAGGACCTGGTGGGCATCGACGAGGAGGACTTCATCCGCCGCGCGCTGGCCGGCGAGTTCGCGGTGACCGGCGAAGGCCTGCTGCCGACGGGCACGCCGGGCGTGGAGGTCCGCAGCGGCTTCGTCACCGACGCGCACTTCCAGATCACCAATCTGGGCTACCAGGAGACCAGCGGGCTCGACTTCAGCTACACCCAGTATTTCGACGACGTGCTGGGCGGCGATCTCGCTTTCCTGTTCGACGCCACCTACCTTCTGGACTTCGAACGCCGGGCTTCGGTGAATTCTCCGGTCGAGCAGCTGGCCGGCGATTTCCGCTATCCCGAGCTTCTGGCCAACGCCACCGTGCGCTGGACCAGCGACGTGTGGCGCGCCTCGCTGACGGGGCGGTACACCTCGAGCTATGACGACGATCCCAGCCCGCGCACGCTGGACGCGGTCGGCCTGCCCGCCGACGCGGAGGTGGACGTGGACTCCTGGTTCGTGGTCGACGCCAATCTCAGCTATGACTTTGCGGAGAACACCTTCATCCAGCTCAACATCCGCAACCTGCTGGATGAAGAACCGCCGCTGGTGCTGGGTTCGGGCTCGAACGTGGACCTGATCAATCACGACGCGCTCGGGCGCTACGTGACCCTGCGTCTGCGCTACGGTTTCTAG